The Lactuca sativa cultivar Salinas chromosome 2, Lsat_Salinas_v11, whole genome shotgun sequence genome includes the window ATCGCATTAAAAATCGGGATTAAATCGTTACTATttcatattttattaatatataagtaataaataataatatcagtgttgtaaaaatccttACTAGGTCAGGGGACATATCCAATTAATCcgtaggcgctactcgaccgacTCGAGAGCGCCTGATGATTAATCTCTGCATACACAATGAGTGAAGCAGTAGAcaacgatgaaattttaacactttgaagaatttttatctcaatagaaactatttgaggtTTGATTAGTGTTGTAtcaatcatattaacatattatgttatgatattagtggtatttacaaactttgatatgatattagtcatatttaattttttaaaattcaacaaattaacaattaatggtCATCGACATTCTCCGCCTagtcgattaatcccttaaccccagTCCACCAACTAGCTAACTTCGAGCGTTTTCTGCAACcttaaataatatataaaataaaagtatACTATACAAACGCTTGTTTAAGCTAGCGAGCTTAAACGAGACTGTAAGTGCAAGCCCGAGATCATGTTCGTTTGTTAAATAAGCTTTATTCTAGGCTCTAGCTCAAGCTCAAGCTTGTTAAGGCTTAGCTCGTTTCGAGtttttaacgatccgatctcgGGCAGCTTGTAAGTTGCTCAGCTCGTTTACATCATTAATTCTATTAACAACCTAATAATGACTATGATGAGACTGTCATTCCAAATGTTAAGCTTACCACCATTCAGACTGTTCTATCTATATATGTGTCTTGCAGTTAGTATCTTCTCTAGCTAATTGTTCAAAATTTCTTCCTGGATGGTGACTTAACCGATACCCTTTACATGGAACAGCTTGTAGAATTTTTTGACAAGTTTTGTATTGATCATGTTTACTTTCTTCATTGCTCCCTTTAGGACCCAAATACGTTATAATTGCTTAATTTTAATGTCTTTCACATGCTTTACTTTCCTTTGGTTCTATCAGATCCAAAACTAACacttttattcatatatatatatgcccATGGAAATGTGATCTTATACATGCTCGTCCATATTTATAACATTATCATCACCGAAAATAATTTTATGGAAGTTTCTCACATCATTATTACTTTTATCTATGAATTTTCATTAAAGGAATTAGgccatcttttttatttttttggtatgCAGAATATATAAGGTCGACTCTAGTTTTTTACTCTCACAAGACCAGTTAATCTAGGGATGATTCAAAAACCCACCTTGTTTGATGCTAAGACAATTCCATCACCATTGACATCATCTCCATCACTTTCATAGGAATCGGAAAAACTTTTTTCTACCCTACTTGATACCACTAGGTTGTGGGGGAAATTGACTTGCAACCTTGACTCAACATGATCTTGATTTTGTTGTCAATAAGGTTTATTAGTACATGCATCAAACTACAAATGTTCATTGGTCTGTTGCTAAATGTATTATCTACTATCTCCAAGGTACTATGTCTCATGGAGTGCTCTTTCATTAAAGGCATTTTATGGGCTTTACGTAGGCTACCAAGGAAGCCTATAGAAAACCTTGAGGCTTTTAAAAATTTTGATTAGACAGGTGGCCCAAATGACACATGTTCCACTGGTGATTTTTCTATCTTTCATCTGTGCCAACTTAATATCATGGTCTTCTCATAAGCATAACGATAGTCTATCGGTCCTCTACGAAATCATACTATGAAGCTCAAGCTAAAATTCAATATTATTTCACTAAACTAGTTATATTCTCTTCTTACCAAGCTTCATTTTCCTCGTCTAGTTGTGTCTCGTTAATGGCGCAATAATGTTGAAGTTACCTGCTTATCAACAAATCAAATGGCTCATGCTCATAAAATGGATCAATTTGCATATAATTTCACTGATGTTGACTTCCACTTTGTTTGAGATAAAGTTGTTAAAAAAGAAGTAAAAAATCATTTTACTTGTAAAATGGATCAATTTGCATATAGTTTCACTAAACCTCTTCTTACACCTCGATTTTTCTTTCTAAGTACCAACCTTTAAGTTTCTCCCCACCCTTCACTTGTAGGGGCCTATCAAACCTAGTATAGATGGGCTAAGTTGTATTGTATCCATCAGTCATAGGCTCTATGTTTTAATGTAGTTATGTCTATATATACGAACAATTTGTATCCTTTATATTCATTTCGATATAATCCACTAATACATATGAATGATTTACTAATTCTAATAATCCAGATAAGTTAAGGACGGAAATTCCATTAAAAACTTGCTAACAAAGTCAATCGATGAATTAATTTATTATCTTTTAATGAATATATATAGATATAAACTAATCTACCCAACAACCAACAAAATTCAAACCATTAATTCAACTAACTTATCGAGTATAATCATAATAATTTGGGGGAAATCTATCAGATTTACTTAATCGGTGGGAGAATTGAATTTTATTAATCTCTCTACAAAGTTCATCTTTCTTGTTGCCTCTCATTTGTCTAATCTAGATCTTAATTTCACCAACAAATTGAAGAGGTTGAAGAAGACGATAATCTATAAGTTACACTACATAGTACCTCAAAAGCATTACAATGGTTGAACTTGTGTATTTTTTCTACAAGGTATTTTTCTATTAATAAATTTGGTCTTTCATCTTCTAAATATATAAAAGGTTTATTTACTAATTGATCCATTGAAAATCAAGACTACTGATTATTTTTCTTAAATAAAGGTTGCCGTTATACTTAGAAGTCGAAAAAAGTGTTTGCGGGTACTAAAGTTGTTGGTGCTAATATGTGCTATCGTATACGGCATTTATGTATATTCTACATATTTGAAGCATATACACATCGAGAAAAAGAGGGAATTTTTAGAGTTTCAAGTAATCAAGGCGTTCCATTATAATAATGTCGTTTATCAGTCTCCAATCGCTCATTTGCATCACCCAAAACCCAAAACTTTCAACAGGTATAATCTTTATACTTCTTTTCGAaactacttttatatatatatatatatatatatatatatatatatatatatatatatatatatatatatatatatatataagcattttATAGGTATACTAGAAAGCCTGTGCGCTTGTTTGTCATAATGTCCATGCAAAGATCAGGAAGTGGTTGGTTCGAAACTTTACTGAATAGTCATATGAATATAAGCTCCAATGGCGAGATTTTTGGTCAGAAAAAAAGGAGACAAAATCTTACCTCGATTATTAACACACTCGATAGAGTTTATAATATGGACTTGATTACTAGTTCTACAAAGAATGATTGTTCTGCTGCGATTGGATTTAAATGGATGCTTAATCAGGTAAGACTAGAGTTTCATTGTTTTCATTAGTTGTTGATGTCATCTAAATACAATATTGATGGTGAAGGGTTTGATGGAATACCCTAAAGAGATTCTTGACTACTTTTCTAAAAGGGGCGTTTCAATCATTTTCTTCTTGAGAAGAAATATGATGCGTAGATTAGTTTCTATACTTGCGAATTCATTCGATAAAGATGCAAGGGTTCTAAATGGCATTCATGTATCTCATGTACACTCGCATGGAGAGGTATAAAgcagttttatgtttttcagtgAAAGTACTACTAGAAATCAAGTATTAACTAGTGACACACGAATCTGTGGTAAATTtattttaggaccttaaaaatAAGTTAGCTTATAAACTAACTTATTGTAATTTTAAATTTGGTAAAACCAGAAAAGTAGTTTATCATAGTTTACaaaatagcttataagctagcttaaGATAAGTTATTAATAAAGTAACTTATAAACTAGTTTGCCAAACATGGTCTTAGTCGTAGATAGAATCTGTCACATCAATGGCTGATGCTTGAGGGGGCCTTCAGTAGACTAGAAAAAAATGGAgttttctaataaaaattgaataacattttatttttacttacgattaaatattttacttttattttcaaATATATAACAATTTATAGTCTTTCATTCTGTTGATATAAAAGCGAAAAATATAACTGAACTTCTTCCAAAGAAGAATATAATTGAACTTATTCCAAATGTGAAATCCGTAACATATGGAATTTAATGAAATGACATAAATTGACAACCAGACATACAAAATAATGCAATATCGAATTCTAGTTTTATCATATTTACCCTGAACCCACGAACCAAACAAGCCTATAGGCATGCCAAATACCTATATGTCATATTCATCATATGCATGCATGATATTGTTTGGGTTTTCATCTTGCTCTTAGGCTTTGTTATTGTCGAGATTTAAACCCACAATCAATGTAACGTCACTGAAATCGGATTTGGGAAAGATGGAATCAACAGCCATGAAGGCGCTTGAGTACTTTAATTGCACGAGGCACATCATAGTGTATTATGAAGATCTAATCAACAACCCTTATGTATGTAAATACTTGTTGTAGCTCTAAATTTTTCATGCCCTAATCAAACTCATTTTGTGTCATTTTTATGATTGTTCTAGAAACTTACACAAGTGGAAGACTTTTTGAAGCTACCACGAATGAAATTAAGTAGTCGACAAGTGAAGATACATAAAGGACCATTGTCAGAACACATCAACAACTGGAAAGATGTCAACAAGACTCTTATTGGAACAACTTACGAGAGATATCTTAGATCGGACTATTGATTGATGTCCAACCACGAAACGTTGGTCTTTTAAGTAGTTCCTAACATTGTGTGTGGGAAGGGGTATTATATGCTAGTTAGTAGCTCACCAACTTTGATGTTGCTGCAATAGACTAAATATATATGTTTGGAAATGAAAAATGCTTGTGTGTGTACAGTTAGATTTAGCACTTCCCTTAGACCGACACATCACTTTTTCCCATTCACACTATGTTATTTTTCCCTTGCTCTGTCATCACCTAGAAATGTTGACCCTTATTTCtcatcatttttttaaataaaatgtatTTATAATATAACATATTCATAAAAGAAATTCAACACTTATAAGAACATGACTTTTTCATTAATTCAAtcgataaaaaaaattagaatataataataattcaaataaacctaaatgttttatatatatatatatatatatatatatatatatatatatatatatatatatatattatttttgcaTTGACCATTAAAGTTGTATCAAGTTCTTCTTTACAAAGAAAGATAATGAGTGTTTTTGCAACAATAATTTGACCAAATGTTATTCATGATTTTTTTTCTCCATGTGACTTTTAgctaatatttattttttcaaagtCCATAGGTACCTCAAAGTTCAAATTACATTTTTCGTATTCAATGACCATCTTTGGTAATTGTTCACATTTTCGATCATGATGCACTACAAAAAGACAATTTTTTTTGCTTTATCTcgacttttataaaaaaaaaaatatgtcatTTATTGGTACAAAAAAAACGCCACTAAAAACCCTAAACAATGTCAGTAAAGGCTTCTTTGATAATCAGCGACAAACATGATAAATGCCACTAGAAATACTCTCACAAAAACCCTTTGGTGACACATTTTGATTTTACCGCTACAGTTTTTTAggtttttagtggcacttttttatTTGTCATAGTAGAATAAAAGTTTTTTGTGACACATATTTTGTGCCATTAAAAGGTCATGTGATTCAAAAATTTATGCTACTATTAGTTACATATTTTAAGATTAGTGATACTTTTTTattttccaatatatatatatatatatatatatatatatatatatatatatagggttaggttaatatattctaactatctattatgtgcatgtaagattgattatggaccaatcattttagttatttaaaaaaagtaattaatgcatattatatgttaaagatatataatgagtattaattaaatct containing:
- the LOC111876742 gene encoding uncharacterized protein LOC111876742 → MVELVYFFYKVAVILRSRKKCLRVLKLLVLICAIVYGIYVYSTYLKHIHIEKKREFLEFQVIKAFHYNNVVYQSPIAHLHHPKPKTFNRKPVRLFVIMSMQRSGSGWFETLLNSHMNISSNGEIFGQKKRRQNLTSIINTLDRVYNMDLITSSTKNDCSAAIGFKWMLNQGLMEYPKEILDYFSKRGVSIIFFLRRNMMRRLVSILANSFDKDARVLNGIHVSHVHSHGEALLLSRFKPTINVTSLKSDLGKMESTAMKALEYFNCTRHIIVYYEDLINNPYKLTQVEDFLKLPRMKLSSRQVKIHKGPLSEHINNWKDVNKTLIGTTYERYLRSDY